The following proteins come from a genomic window of Alosa alosa isolate M-15738 ecotype Scorff River chromosome 2, AALO_Geno_1.1, whole genome shotgun sequence:
- the LOC125290584 gene encoding short transient receptor potential channel 7-like, giving the protein MEAINRRHTTLREKGRRQAIRGPAYMFNERATSLTAEEERFLDAAEYGNIPVVRKMLEESKTLNVNCVDYMGQNALQLAVGNEHLEVTELLLKREGLARVGDALLLAISKGYVRIVEAILAHPAFEGGLRLTLSPLEQEPLRDDEDFYAYDEDGTRFSQDVTPVILAAHCQEYEIVHTLLLKGARIEKPHDYFCKCGECADRQRRDSFSHSRSRMNAYKGLASAAYLSLSSEDPVLTALELSNELTQLANIETEFKNDYRKLSMQCKDFVVGVLDLCRDTEEVEAILNGDVDQNPASEHNRPCLSRVKLAIKYEVKKFVAHPNCQQQLLTLWYENLQGLRQQSIGVKCWTVLGVTVGLPFLALSYWIMPCSKLGQILRSPFMKFVAHAVSFTIFLGLLVVNASDRFEGVKNLPNETITDHPRQVFRVKTTQFSWTEMLIMKWVLGMIWSECKEIWTDGPREYAMHLWNILDFGMLSIFVASFTARLIVFLRASKAQLYVDQHVLDTDLSNASLPEEVAYFTFARIKWVPSDPQLISEGLYSIAVVLSFSRIAYILPANESFGPLQISLGRTVKDIFKFMVIFIMVFLAFMIGMFNLYSHYLGAKYNPAFTTVEESFKTLFWSIFGLSEVISVVLKYDHKIIENIGYILFGVYNVTMVVVLLNMLIAMINHSYQEIEEDADVEWKFARAKLWLSYFDDGRTLPPPFNLVPSPKSFYYLALHTRACLVRLCKSKAFHHENQLEMDKVNSHSKKFNRFRAQDRAQDEFTVQNPIKHPTRYQKLMKRLIKRYVLKAQVDSENDEVNEGELKEIKQDISSLRYELLEEKSQATGELADLIQQLSDKISKTNTP; this is encoded by the exons ATGGAGGCCATTAACAGGAGGCACACCACCCTGAGGGAGAAGGGCCGGCGGCAGGCGATCCGCGGCCCGGCCTACATGTTCAATGAGCGTGCCACCAGCCTGACAGCCGAGGAAGAGCGCTTCCTGGACGCTGCAGAGTACGGCAACATCCCTGTGGTGCGCAAGATGCTCGAGGAGTCCAAGACGCTCAATGTCAACTGCGTGGACTACATGGGCCAGAACGCCCTGCAGCTGGCTGTGGGCAACGAGCATCTGGAGGTGACCGAGCTGCTGCTGAAGAGGGAAGGGCTGGCCCGTGTCGGGGACGCCCTCCTGCTGGCCATCAGCAAGGGCTATGTGCGCATCGTGGAGGCCATCTTGGCTCACCCGGCCTTCGAGGGCGGCCTGCGGCTCACGCTGAGTCCCCTGGAGCAAGAGCCGCTGCGCGACGACGAGGACTTCTACGCGTACGACGAGGACGGCACGCGCTTCTCGCAGGACGTGACGCCGGTCATCCTGGCGGCACACTGCCAGGAGTACGAGATCGTGCACACGCTCCTGCTGAAGGGCGCGCGCATCGAGAAGCCGCACGACTACTTCTGCAAGTGCGGCGAGTGCGCGGACAGGCAGCGGCGTGACTCCTTCAGCCACTCGCGCTCACGCATGAACGCCTACAAGGGCCTGGCCAGCGCAGCCTACCTGTCTCTGTCCAGCGAGGACCCTGTGCTCACCGCCCTAGAGCTCAGCAACGAGCTCACACAACTGGCCAACATCGAAACTGAgtttaag AATGACTACAGGAAGCTGTCCATGCAGTGTAAGGACTTTGTGGTTGGGGTGCTGGACCTCTGCAGAGACACTGAAGAAGTGGAGGCCATTCTGAACGGAGATGTGGACCAGAATCCAGCCAGCGAGCACAACCGGCCCTGCCTGAGCCGGGTCAAGCTCGCCATCAAGTACGAGGTCAAAAAG TTTGTAGCCCATCCTAACTGCCAGCAGCAGCTCCTGACGCTGTGGTATGAGAACTTGCAGGGTCTCAGACAGCAGTCCATCGGGGTCAAGTGCTGGACGGTCCTGGGTGTGACCGTGGGGCTTCCCTTCCTCGCTCTTTCATATTGGATCATGCCATGCAGCAAG CTTGGCCAGATCCTTCGTAGCCCATTCATGAAGTTTGTGGCCCACGCAGTGTCCTTTACCATTTTCCTCGGTCTGCTTGTGGTCAATGCGTCAGACCGATTCGAGGGAGTCAAAAACCTTCCCAACGAGACCATTACTGACCACCCTCGGCAAGTCTTCCGTGTGAAAACAACACAGTTCTCCTGGACAGAGATGCTTATCATGAAATGGGTCCTAG GAATGATCTGGTCAGAGTGCAAGGAGATTTGGACCGATGGGCCACGGGAGTATGCCATGCACCTCTGGAACATTCTGGACTTTGGCATGCTATCCATCTTTGTGGCGTCCTTCACGGCGAGGCTCATTGTTTTCCTAAGGGCTTCCAAGGCACAGCTGTATGTGGACCAACATGTGCTGGACACAGACCTAAGTAATGCCTCTCTGCCAGAGGAAGTGGCCTACTTCACCTTTG CCAGGATCAAATGGGTTCCTTCTGACCCTCAGCTCATTTCTGAAGGTCTCTACTCCATTGCTGTGGTTTTAAGTTTCTCAAGAATAGCCTACATTCTACCTGCAAATGAGAGCTTTGGACCACTGCAGATCTCCTTGGGCCGCACAGTGAAGGACATATTTAAGTTCATGGTCATATTCATTATGGTCTTCCTGGCCTTCATGATCGGCATGTTCAATCTGTACTCGCACTATCTAGGAGCCAAGTACAACCCTGCTTTCACCAC GGTGGAGGAAAGTTTCAAAACCCTTTTCTGGTCCATCTTTGGCTTGTCTGAAGTCATCTCTGTGGTTCTGAAGTACGATCACAAGATTATTGAGAATATCGGCTATATCCTCTTCGGTGTCTACAACGTCACTATGGTTGTGGTTCTGCTCAACATGTTGATAGCCATGATCAACCATTCATACCAAGAAATTGAG GAGGATGCAGATGTGGAATGGAAGTTTGCCCGTGCCAAGCTGTGGCTCTCGTACTTTGATGATGGACGCACATTGCCACCACCATTTAACCTGGTACCAAGTCCAAAGTCTTTCTACTACTTGGCTTTGCATACCAGGGCTTGTCTTGTAAGACTTTGCAAGTCCAAGGCATTCCACCATGAAAATCAGCTCGAAATGGACAAGGTCAACTCTCACTCAAAG AAGTTCAACCGATTCAGAGCTCAGGATCGGGCACAAGATGAGTTCACAGTGCAAAACCCTATCAAACACCCAACACGCTACCAG AAATTGATGAAACGGCTCATTAAGCGCTATGTCCTGAAGGCACAAGTCGACAGTGAAAACGACGAAGTCAACGAAG GTGAGCTGAAGGAGATTAAACAGGACATCTCCAGTCTACGCTATGAGCTGCTGGAGGAGAAGTCACAGGCCACAGGAGAACTGGCTGACCTGATACAGCAGCTCAGTGACAAAATCAGCAAAACCAACACaccatga
- the LOC125286884 gene encoding eukaryotic peptide chain release factor subunit 1 produces the protein MADDPSAADRNVEIWKIKKLIKSLEAARGNGTSMISLIIPPKDQISRVAKMLADEFGTASNIKSRVNRLSVLGAITSVQQRLKLYNKVPHNGLVVYCGTIVTEEGKEKKVNIDFEPFKPINTSLYLCDNKFHTEALTALLSDDSKFGFIVIDGSGALFGTLQGNTREVLHKFTVDLPKKHGRGGQSALRFARLRMEKRHNYVRKVAETAVQLFVSNDKVNVAGLVLAGSADFKTELSQSDMFDPRLQAKVLKLVDISYGGENGFNQAIELSAEVLSNVKFIQEKKLIGRYFDEISQDTGKYCFGVEDTLKALEMGAVEILIVYENLDTMRYVLRCHGAESNGPENDEKTLFLTPEQEKDKSHFTDKETGQEHELIESMPLLEWFANNYKRFGATLEIVTDKSQEGSQFVKGFGGIGGLLRYRVDFQGMDYQGEDDEFFDLDDY, from the exons ATGGCGGACGACCCCAGTGCTGCAGACAGGAACGTGGAGATCTGGAAGATTAAGAAGTTGATTAAAAGCCTTGAAGCTGCCAGAGG GAATGGCACGAGTATGATCTCTCTAATCATCCCCCCGAAGGACCAGATTTCTCGAGTGGCCAAGATGTTGGCTGATGAATTCGGCACAGCCTCTAATATCAAAAGTAGAGTCAACCGCCTCTCTGTGCTAGGAGCAATCACATCTGTACAACAGAGACTCAAGCTCTACAACAAGG tgccacaCAATGGCTTGGTGGTGTATTGCGGAACCATTGTAACTGAAGAGGGCAAAGAGAAGAAAGTCAACATTGACTTTGAGCCTTTCAAACCAATCAACACATCCCTGTATCTGTGCGATAACAAATTCCACACGGAG GCTCTTACTGCATTGCTGTCCGATGACAGTAAATTTGGCTTCATTGTGATTGATGGGAGTGGTGCGCTCTTTGGGACTCTCCAGGGGAACACTAGAGAAGTGCTTCACAAGTTCACTGTGGACCTTCCCAAAAAACACG GTAGAGGAGGTCAGTCTGCCTTGCGTTTTGCCCGTCTGAGAATGGAGAAGAGGCACAACTATGTACGCAAGGTGGCAGAGACGGCAGTGCAGCTCTTCGTTTCCAACGACAAGGTCAATGTCGCTGGCCTGGTACTCGCCGGATCAGCAGACTTCAAGACGGAACTAAGTCAGTCGGATATGTTCGATCCG AGGTTACAAGCAAAGGTCCTGAAGCTGGTGGACATCTCGTATGGAGGAGAGAATGGTTTCAACCAGGCCATTGAGCTCTCTGCTGAGGTCTTGTCCAATGTCAAGTTCATACAAGAGAAGAAACTGATCG GAAGATACTTTGATGAGATCAGTCAGGACACGGGGAAGTACTGTTTTGGTGTGGAGGACACCTTGAAGGCTTTAGAAATGGGAGCGGTGGAGATCCTCATAGTCTACGAGAACCTGGACACCATGCGTTATGTTCTGCGGTGCCATGGCGCCGAGAGCAACGGACCAGAGAATG ATGAGAAGACTTTGTTTTTGACTCCAGAGCAAGAGAAGGACAAATCTCATTTCACAGACAAAGAG ACAGGACAAGAGCACGAGCTGATCGAAAGTATGCCTCTGCTGGAGTGGTTTGCCAACAACTACAAGAGGTTTGGAGCCACGCTGGAGATAGTCACCGACAAGAGCCAAGAGGGGTCACAGTTTGTTAAAGGCTTTGGTGGAATCGGGG GGCTTTTGCGCTACCGGGTGGATTTCCAGGGAATGGATTATCAGGGTGAAGATGATGAGTTCTTTGATTTGGATGACTACTAG